In Macadamia integrifolia cultivar HAES 741 unplaced genomic scaffold, SCU_Mint_v3 scaffold2237, whole genome shotgun sequence, the DNA window NNNNNNNNNNNNNNNNNNNNNNNNNNNNNNNNNNNNNNNNNNNNNNNNNNNNNNNNNNNNNNNNNNNNNNNNNNNNNNNNNNNNNNNNNNNNNNNNNNNNNNNNNNNNNNNNNNNNNNNNNNNNNNNNNNNNNNNNNNNNNNNNNNNNNNNNttttttttggtggggggaggGAATGGATTCAGTGAATTGTGTTCAGACATCTGCTGGTCTAAGAGTGATAACAGTCCGCTGCGGTCTGCTAGATTGTGTACCACTGCAGAGTGCGGTAACTGCTTGCTGATGATTATTGTATTGTGTAAGTTAGGTCTCCATTTGTTTTCAACCAAAAATGCCTAGAGGTTAAATAAAGCAAGGGAAAATATTTTACAGTTATTGAGGAAAAATAGTGCCTACTGCAAAACTTTATGCCTTCTCTCATTTGGTGAAATGTTGGGTGATATGAAAAATTTGACACCTTTTATTTGGTCTAAATTCTGCCTATTTTACATCAAAACAACCAAAACCTTAGTGTAAAGTAGGAAATGATATAGTAAGAAGTACAACTACATGCACAGAAATTGATCATAACTCGGTGTTCGGTAGCGGCTGTTGCATTAACTGGAGCAGAACGTGCTTGACACTGAAGGAAGCAGGATGCTTGTGTTATCAATGGAAGGGTGATTTGCGtcgttcttttttctcttcacccattttttaGGCTCTTAAATCGGGGGTTTTCATAGTTATGTTTTACCATGTCGCTGAATGGGTTGAAACTTGACTTATGAGTAAGGGACCTCAAGCTCTAACTGCCCACAAACTTTGGGCTGTACAGAAAGGCTTCTGCACGAGGATGGCTTCACTTCAGATATTACTTGTCATCTTCATAATCAGAACATCAAACAAACAGAATTAACAGATTATCTAAATAATGCACATTACCAAATCCAGATTTTGTATTGGCATGAATCGTCTCCATTTCGATCCACCTTACTTGGGAAAGGGCACCAAGCTAGCCCAGCACTGCTGAAGATATAATGTAGAATTCATCTGCATATGTGTGCACCAAGAAGCCAGACATTTTATATGTTTAATGGAGAAGTGTTTCCTTTTGGCGAGTGCGGTTTCTTGTTgtatacatatatgtatatgaGGAAGTAGGAATGCCATTTTCTCTTCCATGGGGACAGGCTGGTTATTTCTCCCTCTCCATGTGTCTAGGGCAAGGGCCATACTCCccacatagaaaacattttcccttatttcattcattattggGTTGGTATAATTGTAACCACGTAGTTGTGATTGTGACTAAAATTATAGGAACAAAGATTGTACTGCCTTTGTATTGAAGATGCTCTCACATGCTGATGTGTACCTTTGTCAGTAGGGTAACATTGTCTTTCCCAAAATTATAATACTCATTGGTTTTTATCTACTTTGACCTTTCAGGGTTAAGATGGTGCTTTtaaactaaaataataaaatttgggCAGCGATTCATAGATACCAATCCAATGTAATCCAATCCAAATGATTCAAGCTAATCCAattcaattcctcaaaccatgcttcATATAAAGTTTTGTAATTACACATatccttttatttatataaattatCTTTCAAACACTATAAATGACAGCATCACGAAATTGCACGTGAAATGTTCCCTACAGATGATCTAAACTCATTTACACTTTTGATTAACAAACTTTTTTACATAAGATGTGGACCCATCAGTTTTCTAGATTAATAGAATACGAAATATGAAATTAATTTCTAGTGTTCGCTCTATCAAATGGCTTGGATTGAGAGTTGCGACTGTGGATCGATCTAATAGTAAActaaattttaaaaccttgatagAAACAGCGTGAGATGGGATGAAACGGTCATATGCAAAGGTTCATATCCTCTTCAGTTGGGGGTGGCTGGAGAGGAGCAGCCAGACactaaataagaaagagaaagtaaaAGGATTCAAATCCTATCCAATCGAGGGGGTGGCTGGAGAGGGATAGCAAGGCAcaaaacaatggagagaaggtgaAATAAGAGgtatcactttctctctcctattatgtgtcttttttatccttttccAGCCACACCGGCTAAAGAAGATCTAAATCTAAGGTGAAAATCCCTAGTTTCTGCCTCTTGTTTTGTGTATGACTAGTTCTTCTTCAACCATACCTTAGGTTTTTGGTAAGAATCTAAATCCTACCTTACAACTTGCAAGGAAAGGGATCCGTGACTAATTAACAAGAAAATGAGAACTAATGTTTCAATTTTGGtgtcaatgaaaaaaaaaaaaagtttgggatCAATGAATGAATAAAACTTGGCCGCTGCTTGCTAGGGGAATGGATTCTCAGAGATGGAAATGAAAAATATTCActcttaatgaatattttaaatttattctTGAGATTTCATTTCCTTGACAGTTACCATGGGTTTGCAGCTCCCGACCAGCACCGAAATTTTGTACTCAATGAATGGGTGTGAGAGATAAAAAGTATGCTCAAACCTCGAAGCAGATGTTGTATATGAGAACGACCAATGCTTCAGGCATACCGACAAAAGCAGTCTGTTCTGTTCTCTGGTCCAAGCGATCCATGTACCAAGCAAGCGGGGCCTACGCAAATCATCATtaattatttttggtaaaaagaattcagtagaagtaaaaaaatataataagatgcAAGCAGAAAATAATCCAATTCCAATGATAACGTGCTTATAATTAGTTAATTACCACTGTTAGCAACTAGTATAGCTTTAAAAATCGGATCTGATACAATCtgaaagcataaaaaaaaaaaaaaaaaaaaaggaatctaaAAAcgtgaattttttcttttaaacaagGGAGGAATCTATCCACTACAATCTGATTCCAAACTTCCGATACTGATCCAGATCAATATTAATTGAGATGGATATCAATTCCCTTTTGTTCAACGACACTCTATTGATCAAGAAGTTCATGAGATAAAAATCCCGCAAACATAATAATTGTGACTGATATCAATATTGGTTGAGACCGATTCTAAACTTTAAAACCGGTACTGGAGGAAGGACGAAAGTTAGCCAAGATGAAGGTGACAATATATAGATTTTGTAATCTTGGTCCGATCCAATATCGATGTATATCAATCTGGATCATCGTAGATCGGAtagatttacccttttttttttttttttaatcttaaagCCGAATCAATGGAACGATATCAAATCGATCAAGACTCAGGATCGGTCTTAATCAATACTGGTTCAATCTGGGTGAATTCACCGATGCCGATCATAGATCGCAAAACATGATAAGAGATAGAAGGTGAtagatttacccttttttttttctttatcttaaAGCCGAATCAATGGAACGATATCAAATCGATCAAGACTCAGGATCGGTCTTAATCAATACTGATTCAATCTGGGTGAATTCACCGATGCCGATCAAAGATTGCAAAacattgttagatcaaacaccaagaaacacgaataataaagagacaatagatccatacgacacagagatttaacgaggttcacacaccagggtggtgtgctacgtcctcgggcgaagaagaagatgattcactatgcagaagagaaattacaccctaacagcggtgaggaaaaactcgccctgaaaccctagctgcatgaaaaccctggaatacgatgactttctcaacaagcaacagtaccttatatatactccaaaattgCAGGTCAACCCATCAGGTCatggtcgatccggtcgaaccataccgcagggcgtagcccccgcacccccatacgagatcagtgatgggctccgggatCGGCCCaaaccctctgcttccatcacagatctcagaaaatttcccattcggattgccaccaaaatatgtcggatcgggtcaatcttcaaaatgggtcaagaattcgagacaaacttaacaaacaTGATAAGAGATAGAAGGTGATAGAGGGCGCCTACGGGAGTAGAGGGGGTGGAGGGCTGAAAGATTTCCTCGACGACTTTGAGAAGAGCCCTGATGTCGATCTCCTGGCAATCGTAAGCGTGGGTGGCCAGGATCTGCTTCATAATCACATCATCTTCATCTGAGGTGGTGAAAAGGTGGCGGCCCTCAGCCCTCATCATAGCATTATATATCCCCAAATGTGACTGCTTGCTCTCGTTGGAAGGCGCCATTAGTAGCTGTTTAGACTGTGTAGGAGGAATGGTGCCGTCTTCctcaaactcttcttcctcgctgcaaaggaaagaaagaagtatCGTTTTAAATGGGGTCGGGGAAGAGTGGTCCCACAACCCCCTATCTCAGACCTTTACCGTTCAAAAGTTTTCTCCGAAGATTGGGCCCTAAGGAAACCTTTGGATCCTTATGGGTGATCGTCTCATGCGTACTGTATACGACAGTTTGAGAGCAGAAGCGACCGGTCGCATTCATGGCAATGGAATCACAACGGTAGGTTGACAAATTCCACATTTTGAGGGTATTTTTCGCCCAAGCCCTGGGAGTAGAagtgtcaattctaagcccgCACCAGTTGGCTTGACTGAGCCCTGCACGTTTATGGCTCGACTTAGACTGGCcaaattaataaatgtgtcgggcttcaCGGTGCAAGGATCTAGCCCGTTGGGTGCCCGATCGAACCAACCGATTAGAGACCCGATCTGAACCGACTCAATGTAGCCtgacctagcccgaccccttttattaaaaacaatcataatctcatatcatttctcttttttattaaatatttgagTCACCTTCtagtatgattattttttttataaaactattGTGATTTAATGTTTAAATTGAACAATTATGGGCCTTCAAtccacttaagaaaataattttaaagtaGGCACGTTTAGAGtccgtttagaattaaatatatccgtagcccggttaaggcccgtttaaggtagcccgattaaagcccgacaccaaTCAGCCCTATcataaaccgtaccatgccccccaaagctaggcctgtttacttaaacgggtgttcacggtgcaaggttTTCAAGTGGTCAAACTCAAttaggcccgaccgagaccaGCCTTagcccaaccgattgacacccctacctggAAGTTTATTTCCCTGCTACTACCAAATAACTGCAATCCCCTGGTAgcaattttttcttctcaagttgAACAACATTGGACACAAAGcatagacaatttttttttttttcctttattatttaatCTATAAGATTCCGAAAATTTGGACACATCCAAAATTTTAGgggaaatttttattattatcctATGCTTATCCTATATTTGATCAAAGTTTCTTTTCTCATCCCTTAGAAAAGCAaagtttttcatatttttccccCCTATTAATTCTAAATCCATAAATTATCCAgctacccccccccctctccctctccctctccctctccctctccctctcaagCCCTTTCTGCGAGCCACCCCCTCTATTCTACCATGAGCCACCCCGTTTTGCAAATTCTGCCCCACCCTCTCTGTGCAActtccaacccaacccaaccctctTTGCAACCCCTACACCAAACAATTTATGCAAGCCTGGCGCACTCCCCCTTTGTGCATCTCCTGCCCCACCTATGCAAAACGATAGAATGGTTGTCTTCTTCATTTTGAATTCACAGTACGACATATGAGACTAGTTTTTTGGTGGATTCCTTTGTCATGCTACTAATGCTTTTGCTCCCTACCCTCTAGTGACAGTGAAAAGTGGAGCTGCAGAATAGGAACACCTTGTTTCTTGGTATTGGCTTTGGTCAATGGTGCCTCATTTTTGGGTCAGTTTATGACCATGGTTAGTAGAGGTGGACAATCTTTATTAATTTGTGTACAAAAGCGGAGCACCAAATGTTAAGGATTCTATTCCATAGAATCATATAAATAACCCTATATTGTTTAACATATAAGGATgaatcataaaagagattaCTCACATACCCTTTGAGCGTGAGTGTAGTCTTTAAATCAAGATCAATCATAGTCCCTTCATAGATCTTagaacacacaaacatatagatttattatatctatgataatcaatgggacaaacCCATTACATGTATCATAAATGGGAGTAGAGGAGTACCgatgtgtaagtttagaagcctCCACGAGTATTGATCACGAACCTCTGTCCCACGCCCTTGAAGATTGGTCCCATAAAGACGACAATGAAAAATTACTCACTGAAGTTTCATCCGCTAAGATCTTTTGTAGCTTTTAACCCTTGAAATTCTCTCGCATACGCACTACTCTTGTGAGGGGGAGTCTGTGCTTCCAAAATCATAAAGGTGTTAAAGTAATGGATGCATGAACaattagcttctatttataatataatctcTAAAATCCTATAACACTTCTATAATGAATTGGGCTAGGAGTTTTCTAACCAGAGTGGGTCTGTAACTGTTTGTGCACAATAGATCAATCGGTATTAGTTAAACCCACATAAAAGTCCTAACAccaaaatcacttttttttttccccctttctcatAGATACAAGTTCTTTTTGATAGCTCGACTTGATGAGTTGAGAATAGGAGAGGTATGAGGTCACCACCTCATGCCTTTTTCAATAACATTATGAGAGAATAAGAGAGTCAGTTTTCGAAACCGTCATTCACAAAATAAAACAGAAGTGGATCCCTTTCCATATGAAGAGGTATTAAAAAAACTCCCTCTCCTACTCACAAGGAGTGATCTGCCACATTCAATCCTGCTATACTTCTACAAAAGTCATATTTCACCTTATTATGTAATGCCTTTGTCATCTtatttacaatattttttttttttagtatgaaTCTCCTCAAGATGGATACGCTTTTGTTCCAAAACATCCCTAATCCAGTGATACCATCATCAACATGCTTGATCTTATAATGGAAACTTAGGTTCTTACTCAAGTGGGTAACACTCTGACTGGCATaatgaataatatatttttctgaCTTTAAATCTATTTCTTGAAGGAGTAACTTCATCCATATATAACATCTCTTTGTGGATTTCTACTACAAAAATATACTCAGCCTTTATGGTTCATAAAACCACACACCTCTAAAACTTGGATTGCCATGACATTGCTCCCTTACAGAAGTAAATAGGTACCTTGACATAGGCTTCCTTAAGTTGATGTTACCTGACATATATGCATATGTATATCTCTGTAACACATGTTTATCACCTCAAAAAACATGCATTGAATGAACCTCTTAGATATCTCATAATCGATTCGGTTGTTTTTCAATACTCTTTGTCAAAATTGGCAAGAAATTTACTCATAATTCCAATTACATGTGCAATTTTAGGTCTTGTACACACCATATCATACATTAAACTTCCTATAGTTGACGTATATGGATTTTTCatcatttctatttttctttgccTAGTTGAAGGGGCTTTGTTGAACTTGAAGTGACTTACAAGTAGGGAAACTGACCAATTTGCTTTATCTATATTAACCTTTCAAGAACCTTCAATGTAATACCCCACCCCAAATTTATCCCACTTAATCCCTCTAAGAGACAGAGATAAAGTGAGAGAAAGATGGGGTGGACCCACTTATCCCATCACCTCCCCTGTTATTTGCAAAGAAACAAAACGGTAGGGGGCAGCTTGACTTTGGCAAGGGAAAGTtatggagaagagaaagaggaagattgGGTGGACTGTCCACTCACCCTTAACTCACCTCCCTCATTTGTTAGCTAAGAGACCAAAAGAAGAGGAGGGGGGAATGTTCATGTAAtgtgaaaggaagaaaaagacaaagagggagaaagagcgggtggaaagaaagagagagagagagagagagagagagagagagagaaagagacaaaaGAGATAGTTCTCTCGGCTATAAGGAAGAGAGGagttaaagaaagaaaagagagactAGAAGAGAGAACGGAAAATGGACAAAGGTTGGGAGAGACAAAAACAGAAGAGTGCAAGCAGGGATGAGAAACAAAGAATGGAGAAGGCTGTGAGTATATGTTCAAGTAGCTGTACCAAAATTCTAATTTCTATCTCTCTAGGAGTTGAATACCAGTTCACCTATTTCTCCTAGATTTCAGTTCTAAGAACATCAGAATTAATTTATCAAGGGAAAAAGGGTGGTGGAAGTTTACTTTTCTAGGGGATCTAAAAAGAAATTTGAACAAGGAGAGTTTGAGTAAACATAGGGCTTGTATAGGAAAATGATAATAATTAACCCAAAAATATTGGATATGTCACTGTCACTGATGCAGAAGTAATTTCAAATGGGCCAGCAAACCAGTTCAATAAGCCCACAAACCCAAGCCAAAGGATAGAAACTGGAAATAAATGTTACAATCCAGGATTTTGGGGTAACTTCACGATGACACCTGTATCAACTCAGAAAGAACTAGAAGTCGTGCCATATATGGATGAAaagatgatgtggcaattctgaTGTTTGGATAGACAATGATAgttttagacttttttttttgggctaacgATGGATATCCAAGCCTTCTGCCTGACTAATCCCGCAGGCTCATACTGATCCCACAGCTGCATGGACCGATTCATaacgaggttgaatgagaatcattcaactttcactgaaagtagtgaaaagCACTATACACTCTcgtgtgagtgacccaaggtgtgcctagtgggagtcaaaattaggatgtccgagtttacgactcgtaccaagttcgttaaatttcagaacttaattcaatcaaataccctccgTTCTTAGATTTTCAATGCTTTAATTTGCTACTTGACAATATCGGTTTTGACTAACTGGAATTTGACATATAACCAAGGAACATTAAGAGGTCTACATTCTTATAATATTTGTGATGCATTCAATTAAACATGTGGCAAATATTTGAGCCATTGAGAGTTTTTTTCCCCTTAGAATATAGACCCTCACATGTCAACCTTTTCTTACTTACGTGATAACAAGCAGTGAACTTCTAGTGAGGTTTTTTAACAGTTTATTATTCATAGCTTAAGATTCCAAGAGTAACAGTTTAAGGTTCCAAAAGCTGAGGGTCCAATAAGTTCATATGCTTTCTACACTTTCATAATCTTGGACACAGctattatttccattttttggatAGGCAGGGAGGGAAGTAGCTAGATAACAACTTACTCAAGACTTCCAGTTATGTCTCTGATCAAGTAGCAGTGTAGCACCCATATTTTGTGGGGGATGATGTTGAAAATATTCTCTattcatgtgatttttttttttttgttagaaaccATCATCACATATAGACAATATACAAGTCAATTAGTGATCAACACTGGGAATAAAAATGGGCAGGAGAGTCATGAGTCAGCAACAGAGACAAAGGATGCAATACTACTGGGCAGTCCCAGGTTTCAAGCTAAAGCAAATTATTCAGTAATTATacctacatatatatatacctgAAACTCACGATTCCGTCCAGTATACAGCTTAACTGAAGAATCTAACCAATCTTCTATGACCACAGAGCTCACATTAGCGACCTTGTGGGACCTCTTCTCCGTAACATCAGTGGTGAATTCCTTAGGCATGTCGGTTAACTTCAATTCACGAAGGTTAATTGGTAGATTATTTGGAAACTCCAATTTTTTGCAGGATCTAATCTCTAACTCATCGAGGTTTTTCATCGCTCCATTCGCCACAGTCCACCGTTCTAGTGTCTCTAACTTCCACAGTTTCAGGACCCGAAGTTGAGAGAACCCTTCTGCTGAGCAAGACATAGTGGAGCCCATGAAGGATTTGGAGAACAACCTAAGAAGCTTTAGCACGGGTAGCTTCTCCAGTATTGGCATTGGGTCTGTGTCTAGTTGGGTCAGAGATAAGGTGAGTGCAGTAAGGTTTCCGAAATCATTGTCGTGGACTTGATGGTAATCAATGTTGTTGTTGTCCTCTAATTTCAACTTTCCCTGTAAATACATGCGAGACAATTTGCTGCTTCTGAGGTTCCAAAGTAAACTTGACCGATCATCCTCTTGTTCTGTGGACGTCGTCAACTTTAACGTCCGAAGGTCTTTTAGTCCCGCAATCCACTTAGCCATAGCCATTACTTCCTGCTGCCGACTTAACCTGCATGTCAATCTCAGTTTTCTAAGTTTTTTCAACTTGTCTAAACCATCCTTGACAGGACTAGAATCATCTACGATTACTCCTGACAGTGTTTGGAGGCTACTCAAACAACTCAATTGTGTAACAACTTCACTGGGATGTCTCTCGTTCAGGTAAATGTGTCGCAGACTATGCATATTCCTAAACATCTTCTTAGGGTAATCACCAATATCGGTATGTTTTATATCCAGAGTTTGGAGGGTGTGTAATTTGTGGACAGATTCGGGCAGTGTGTCCAAGAATGTCCATCTTAACCCCAGGTACCGCAAATTAATTAGCTCTCCAATTGCCTTAGGTAGGCTAGGTTTATACACACTCTCCAGATCGAGCACCCTAAGAAACCACAAGTAGTTATTATTGatgcatctcttaagaaagctCCCTAATTCTTGCCCGGGTTTGTATCCTCCTGGATAATTGAAGCACCAGAAATAACGGACAGATTTGTAAGTCTTTAGTTCTTCACTGTTACTGTGAATACAACAAGAATGGGGGTCATCCTCCTTATACTGATCACAAATTCTATGAATCCAGACTTTACTatcaccactaccaccaccaccaccagcttTTAAGATCTGAAGCTGTGGAAGATCAGGGGGAATGCGGTATGTCTTGGTTGTCCCAATAGAACTGACTTTTGAAGCCTGAATAAAGCCGAGATCTTGCAGGTCTCGCACCCACCGCATGGCTACTGCTTCCTCATCATAAACTTCATCATCAGGATggctctgctgctgctgctgcttctgctgctgctgctgctgctgctgctgctgccatAAAGACTCTGCAGCCCATGACAGAATCAACCTCCTCTCAGGGATATCAGCTCCTGCAGGAAAGAGATGCAAGAACTGTTTCACATGTAAAGGAAGGATGTCATCAACAGAGTATGACAATTTATACCAAGGGTTTTTGTCTTGATAACCGAGATGTGTATCTGTGCCATGGAGCACACATGACCACTCCTCAGTGTTTGGATACACTCTGGACAACAGATTTGCCAATTCTATAATTAGAAAGGGGATTCCTCCACATTTTTTAACCATTTGCTTTCCAAGAACAGCCAACTCTGGAGGGAAACGGATGGTAGACTGTtctatggtggtggtggtgctgctgctgctgtgcTCACGGCCACTTTCATCACGGAGTTTCCAGGGAGCTATACATACCTTCTTCtcaaacaaatcccaactttctTCTTTACTTAGTACCTTCATTCGGTGTGAGTAGTCCGCAGAACAAGCAACCTCTACGTCCCGAGTTGTGAGGATAATCCTGCTTCCATTATCACCGTTTGGGATATCTCTTAGCAGGTCTTTCCAGACTTCAAGATCAGGAACATCATCGATCACTATGAGATACTTCTGATTCTCAATTTGTTTATAAATAGCCTCATTATTGCTCTCTGCAGATACGCAAACCCAGGCTTTACATTGAAATCGTTCTACCACAAAACTGCTTTTATAAATCTTCCATGCTAGCGTCGTCTTTCCGATTCCTTGGATTCCAAGAACAGAGATTACCCTGTGGTTGTGGCTCCCGTCATTCAATTCTTTTTCCAGACACACCATATCCTGCCTCAAACCAACAACGGTAGGACTAAGATCCTCCTCTGTTTCATCAGAAGCAAAAGAGCGCAACCGTTCTGACAGCCTCGCCCCTAGGTTGAATGACTTCTTTCTTCTGGAATAATGTCTTGAGTAGTTCCcttcaaaataatttttcaattccTCGATCGACATTTTTATCTCAATGAGAGACTTTTTATGAGCTCCACAATATTCCATGCCGCCACTTTTAAAGAGTGACTTCCACCTCCGGCCACGGCGTGTTGTTCTTACTGCGAACTCCTTTATGGCGGCTTCTGTTTTATGAATGATTTTCTCCAATTCCAAAATCTTTTCACTTGCAAtttcttcatctacatcttttAGAAACCTCCGCATATCCAAAAGTTCACTGAGGATCGGCTCGACTTCACCTTCGACGGTTTCCCAGTGAGACTTTTCTTGACTGATCGTGTTGGTGAAGTTGTTTATCAAGGAAAGAACAGCTCTGTTCGTGGCTTCTGTCATTCTAGGAAAAAggttcaaatttcaaaagataTTTTCTCAGATCAAAGAGgggtttggatttggatttggattcggtgGAGGGTGTTCGCTGTTGAGGTCCTAGAGGAACGGATGCATATGGTAGCAGGATTGCGTTTTTCATCAGAGGAACAGTACTGGTTAGGAGGGTATTGTGAAGAATGATGTTTCCTTTGAAGATATTTGATCACCTAATCCCCTCTCCCgttatattttcttttgggCAAAGTATTAATGGTCAAGAACTTTCAAAGCCCTCATGTCCGTGGCTCGACCCGACTAAACTGATCCGGACCGACAGTTTATAGATTGGCCCGGCtcaaaccgtttattaaacttATTGGGCTTGAGCCtagcccgtttataaatgatcAATCTCGGTTTttctacttggaccgtcgggctcCTAATCAAGATCGAGAGaataacacccgatcgagaccagTCTATTGTACACCGGTCtgacccgaccctttaatgattatagaatacctattttaccccccccaaattaaagagtaaaaactaaaaagtaaagacatgttcacattttaaataatagtTAAATGGGCATGAGTGGGTTGGAATATTTTACCCGACCAGTC includes these proteins:
- the LOC122066105 gene encoding uncharacterized protein LOC122066105 codes for the protein MAPSNESKQSHLGIYNAMMRAEGRHLFTTSDEDDVIMKQILATHAYDCQEIDIRALLKVVEEIFQPSTPSTPAPLAWYMDRLDQRTEQTAFVGMPEALVVLIYNICFEV
- the LOC122066107 gene encoding disease resistance protein RPP8-like → MTEATNRAVLSLINNFTNTISQEKSHWETVEGEVEPILSELLDMRRFLKDVDEEIASEKILELEKIIHKTEAAIKEFAVRTTRRGRRWKSLFKSGGMEYCGAHKKSLIEIKMSIEELKNYFEGNYSRHYSRRKKSFNLGARLSERLRSFASDETEEDLSPTVVGLRQDMVCLEKELNDGSHNHRVISVLGIQGIGKTTLAWKIYKSSFVVERFQCKAWVCVSAESNNEAIYKQIENQKYLIVIDDVPDLEVWKDLLRDIPNGDNGSRIILTTRDVEVACSADYSHRMKVLSKEESWDLFEKKVCIAPWKLRDESGREHSSSSTTTTIEQSTIRFPPELAVLGKQMVKKCGGIPFLIIELANLLSRVYPNTEEWSCVLHGTDTHLGYQDKNPWYKLSYSVDDILPLHVKQFLHLFPAGADIPERRLILSWAAESLWQQQQQQQQQQKQQQQQSHPDDEVYDEEAVAMRWVRDLQDLGFIQASKVSSIGTTKTYRIPPDLPQLQILKAGGGGGSGDSKVWIHRICDQYKEDDPHSCCIHSNSEELKTYKSVRYFWCFNYPGGYKPGQELGSFLKRCINNNYLWFLRVLDLESVYKPSLPKAIGELINLRYLGLRWTFLDTLPESVHKLHTLQTLDIKHTDIGDYPKKMFRNMHSLRHIYLNERHPSEVVTQLSCLSSLQTLSGVIVDDSSPVKDGLDKLKKLRKLRLTCRLSRQQEVMAMAKWIAGLKDLRTLKLTTSTEQEDDRSSLLWNLRSSKLSRMYLQGKLKLEDNNNIDYHQVHDNDFGNLTALTLSLTQLDTDPMPILEKLPVLKLLRLFSKSFMGSTMSCSAEGFSQLRVLKLWKLETLERWTVANGAMKNLDELEIRSCKKLEFPNNLPINLRELKLTDMPKEFTTDVTEKRSHKVANVSSVVIEDWLDSSVKLYTGRNREFQC